A genome region from Trichosurus vulpecula isolate mTriVul1 chromosome 5, mTriVul1.pri, whole genome shotgun sequence includes the following:
- the C5H12orf60 gene encoding uncharacterized protein C12orf60 homolog, which translates to MSFMSENIERFIQTGNAFYNCLLKLNCSINAFIQLLTNYLGCQIPCIIVNESGTVKDYFEEVVCSLRRVQGDIESKDKARTECAQYSKIATMTSVKDPCLKSAKKLCETAKEISDCAQLPLILMLKNVNFFESMECAISQLMKSSIMNIRLIDLCKNPCDPCDPCKLFDPCLPCLPCLPCDPCNPCKPCDPCKPCDPCKLFDPCLPCLPCLPCDPCNPCKPCDPCKLFDPCKPCDPCKLFDPCKPCDPCKPCDPCKLFDPCKLFDPCKLCQPGPAKVPEKSCCPPAMSPAEILEKLSKLIDCQASINPTVSAADNLQEIVKTMEPVADKLQQIAKAIEANMELLKLTK; encoded by the coding sequence ATGTCATTTATGTCAGAGAATATAGAGAGATTTATTCAGACTGGTAACGCTTTCTACAATTGCTTACTAAAACTTAATTGTTCCATAAATGCCTTCATTCAATTACTCACCAATTATCTGGGCTGCCAAATACCTTGCATCATTGTGAATGAAAGTGGAACTGTTAAGGACTATTTTGAAGAAGTAGTATGTTCTTTGAGGAGAGTCCAGGGTGATATTGAATCAAAGGACAAAGCCAGGACTGAATGTGCTCAATATTCCAAGATAGCAACCATGACCTCTGTGAAAGACCCCTGTCTGAAAAGCGCTAAAAAGCTATGTGAAACAGCTAAAGAAATTTCTGACTGTGCCCAGCTGCCACTTATTCTCATGCTGAAAAATGTCAACTTCTTTGAGAGTATGGAATGTGCTATTTCCCAGCTGATGAAGTCTTCAATCATGAACATCCGCCTGATCGACCTTTGTAAAAATCCCTGTGATCCCTGTGATCCCTGTAAACTCTTTGATCCCTGTCTACCCTGTCTACCCTGTCTACCTTGTGATCCCTGTAATCCCTGCAAACCCTGTGATCCTTGTAAACCCTGTGATCCCTGTAAACTCTTTGATCCCTGTCTACCCTGTCTACCCTGTCTACCTTGTGATCCCTGTAATCCCTGCAAACCCTGTGATCCTTGTAAACTCTTTGATCCCTGCAAACCCTGTGATCCCTGTAAACTCTTTGACCCCTGTAAACCCTGTGATCCCTGTAAACCCTGCGATCCCTGCAAACTCTTCGATCCCTGCAAACTCTTCGATCCCTGCAAACTCTGTCAACCAGGTCCTGCCAAAGTTCCAGAGAAGAGTTGCTGCCCACCAGCAATGTCACCTGCAGAAATCCTTGAGAAGTTGAGCAAACTAATAGATTGCCAAGCCTCCATCAACCCCACAGTGTCAGCTGCAGATAATCTCCAAGAAATTGTCAAGACTATGGAACCTGTTGCAGACAAACTACAACAAATTGCTAAGGCTATAGAAGCCAACATGGAATTATTAAAATTAACTAAGTAG